From Domibacillus sp. DTU_2020_1001157_1_SI_ALB_TIR_016, a single genomic window includes:
- a CDS encoding DUF485 domain-containing protein, producing the protein MEQKVDRALQRQKEYDYEKIAASPEFKSLIRKKNKFLLPITIFFLLFYFSLPLLTSFSTVLNKPAVGDISWVWVLALAQFIMTWTLCMVYVKKANGFDADAESIVNRHNDTKGSDRP; encoded by the coding sequence ATGGAACAGAAAGTGGATCGCGCTTTACAGCGGCAGAAAGAGTACGATTATGAAAAAATTGCGGCCAGTCCGGAGTTCAAGTCACTGATCCGCAAGAAAAACAAGTTTTTACTGCCCATTACCATCTTTTTCTTACTATTTTATTTTTCATTGCCCCTTTTAACTTCTTTTTCAACCGTACTGAACAAACCGGCGGTTGGCGACATCTCATGGGTATGGGTGCTGGCTCTGGCACAGTTTATTATGACCTGGACGCTTTGTATGGTGTATGTTAAAAAAGCGAATGGATTTGATGCCGATGCAGAGAGCATTGTAAACCGCCACAACGATACGAAAGGAAGTGACCGCCCGTGA
- a CDS encoding serine/threonine protein kinase, protein MKSYVALIEKTLIHNVKMKSKNPFEPIKVLHTPREWECLGVGNYAAVFLHHSNKDWVVKIYARNLEGLEKEAEVYQRMGHHPAYSQLVYKGENFLVLKRLKGITLYNAVAKGVRIPEQVIIDINQALDYARSQGLTPVDVHGKNVMMNDGKGYIVDISDFYKEKEDEKWNDIVKAYYKFYRKTLYKFPVKIPLFVLDLVRHSYRIYTYIKKKSFH, encoded by the coding sequence ATGAAAAGTTACGTTGCACTAATTGAAAAAACGCTTATACATAACGTGAAAATGAAAAGTAAAAATCCTTTTGAACCCATTAAGGTTCTTCACACACCAAGAGAGTGGGAGTGCCTTGGTGTCGGTAACTATGCTGCTGTTTTTCTGCATCATTCAAATAAAGATTGGGTCGTAAAAATCTACGCCAGAAACTTGGAAGGATTAGAAAAAGAAGCGGAAGTTTATCAAAGAATGGGGCACCATCCTGCTTATTCTCAATTAGTCTATAAGGGAGAGAACTTCCTTGTGTTAAAGCGGCTAAAAGGAATTACCTTATACAATGCAGTTGCAAAAGGAGTCAGGATACCGGAACAAGTGATCATAGACATCAATCAAGCATTGGATTATGCTCGAAGTCAAGGGCTGACACCTGTAGATGTACATGGGAAAAATGTGATGATGAATGACGGAAAGGGATATATTGTAGATATATCTGATTTCTACAAAGAGAAGGAAGATGAAAAATGGAACGATATCGTCAAAGCTTATTATAAGTTTTACCGGAAGACTTTATATAAATTCCCGGTTAAGATTCCATTATTTGTTTTAGATTTAGTAAGGCATTCTTATAGGATCTATACGTATATTAAAAAGAAGTCGTTTCATTGA
- a CDS encoding mismatch-specific DNA-glycosylase: protein MKPIKDHLKENLDILFVGFNPSVRSGETGHHFANPNNRFWKILFEAGLTSRKFTAIEDRLLVELGYGLTNIVARPTKTADKITKEEYQEGRVLLKKKIEHYRPTIVCFVGKGVYQEYSGRKQVAWGPQHVSVVPGTLDFVAPSSSGLVRMKIEEIVSIYKQLLPLVSSLEKGEGRRE, encoded by the coding sequence GTGAAGCCAATTAAGGACCATTTAAAAGAAAATCTTGATATTCTTTTTGTCGGTTTCAATCCCAGTGTCCGTTCCGGAGAAACGGGACATCATTTTGCGAATCCGAATAACCGCTTTTGGAAAATTCTTTTTGAAGCGGGATTAACCTCTAGAAAATTTACAGCAATCGAGGACCGTCTATTAGTAGAGTTAGGGTACGGATTGACAAATATTGTGGCGAGACCAACGAAAACGGCTGATAAAATTACAAAAGAAGAGTATCAGGAGGGCAGGGTTTTGTTAAAGAAAAAGATAGAACATTATCGGCCTACAATTGTTTGTTTTGTCGGCAAAGGGGTTTATCAGGAATATAGCGGCAGGAAGCAGGTTGCATGGGGTCCCCAGCATGTTTCTGTCGTTCCTGGCACGCTGGACTTCGTGGCGCCTTCTTCCAGTGGCCTGGTAAGGATGAAAATAGAGGAAATCGTTAGTATTTACAAGCAGCTCCTGCCGCTTGTTTCCTCCCTGGAAAAAGGAGAGGGCCGGCGGGAATAG
- a CDS encoding SMC family ATPase, which produces MKPVTLTMTAFGPYAGRQVIDFSALENRKMFVISGKTGSGKTTIFDAISFAMYGKPSGDHRSASEMRSQFADPKQLTEVSLLFELKGRTFLIRRTPQQEKPKARGGGMTTAGATAELYEKKANGTEVLLASNVRDTDEKINELVGLEANQFRQILMIPQGEFQKLLMAGSQEKEKILQKLFQTSFYKRVEDILKEKSDALKKEAGRAADQQMALLKSLPAYSSTMRALLEAELIQRKAVFDQLELDLLEMDKQFKSFQEKVQHLSERRDFLLGERERGLSRNAQFDRLEQARLEQKELDEQKEGMERCCRKIDGAERADKLQSYEMMEKRARQAVHTAEGRKSEAEAEMQNTRQLLEEAEERLKAEESRRPERDECTKELQHLQSIKEAVYAYQDAIEKAEETEGRLKETKQAAAEFIRKNEELDAARKKTEASLQAFDSSKEIYLESGYQIERLTALIEQFQELADAEKEMGDLQKREEAAQIEAQKAASAAAKAIKELEHKREEWHRSQAAMLARELKEGEPCSVCGSIHHPNPAAGGEAPLGEQALKKAEQQVDRLSQENRQAEQKWMESRFALGHAAENVDKLKAKLPSDFGVEEAIERLKEAEQTRRQAAQDLQQKQKLEGQLDELKKQKQQLEAELDQTRQQEMMDHTAFIQAQSTRQQLEQSVPEAMRNSGYFARELERIEQRAAVLERRYEQAVEDVQRARTAMQAALSVLEERQQTLQEAERDYREVRAAFEQKRQQAGFGSAEQYEEAKKWLESLAEMKETVRQFEQKERELTLLIEELQTTLQGHERADISKLEEEIGALNEEAVQWANEASSVAACAKESRRIRQSVEEIAARMAKAEEAYRLSGHLFEVTHGKNDLKVTFERYVLASFLEDILTAANTRLSAMTNGRFLLERLTERSKGNAQSGLDLLVFDQYTGASRHVKTLSGGESFKAALALALGLAEVVQNHAGGVSLETMFVDEGFGTLDPESLDQAIETLMDIQADGRLVGIISHVPELKERIDARLEVGQSDTGSKAAFVFTGES; this is translated from the coding sequence ATGAAGCCTGTGACACTGACAATGACTGCTTTTGGTCCGTATGCAGGCCGGCAGGTGATTGATTTTTCGGCGCTCGAAAACCGAAAAATGTTTGTGATTTCCGGCAAAACGGGATCAGGAAAAACAACGATATTTGACGCCATCAGCTTTGCGATGTACGGCAAGCCAAGCGGAGATCACCGAAGCGCTTCAGAAATGCGAAGCCAATTTGCAGATCCAAAACAGCTGACAGAAGTATCGCTTTTATTTGAGTTAAAAGGACGGACGTTTTTGATCCGCCGGACCCCTCAGCAGGAAAAGCCAAAAGCGCGTGGAGGCGGTATGACAACAGCGGGAGCTACCGCTGAGCTGTATGAAAAAAAAGCGAACGGTACAGAAGTGCTCCTTGCTTCGAATGTACGGGATACGGATGAAAAAATAAATGAGCTAGTCGGCCTTGAAGCCAATCAGTTCAGGCAGATTTTAATGATTCCCCAGGGAGAATTTCAAAAGCTGTTAATGGCTGGCAGCCAGGAAAAAGAGAAAATTTTGCAGAAGTTGTTTCAAACTTCTTTTTATAAACGGGTAGAGGATATTTTAAAAGAAAAGTCCGATGCATTAAAAAAAGAAGCAGGCCGGGCTGCTGACCAGCAAATGGCCCTTTTAAAAAGTCTGCCTGCATACTCAAGCACGATGCGCGCGCTGCTCGAAGCTGAGCTGATTCAAAGAAAAGCAGTGTTTGATCAGCTTGAGCTCGATCTTCTAGAAATGGACAAGCAGTTTAAAAGCTTTCAGGAAAAAGTGCAGCATTTAAGCGAACGCCGTGATTTTTTGCTGGGAGAACGAGAGCGGGGGCTGTCTCGAAATGCCCAATTTGATCGTTTGGAGCAGGCCCGGCTGGAACAAAAAGAGCTTGATGAACAAAAAGAAGGTATGGAGAGATGCTGCCGGAAAATAGACGGAGCCGAGCGGGCAGACAAGCTGCAATCCTATGAAATGATGGAAAAGCGGGCCCGCCAGGCTGTGCACACTGCCGAAGGAAGAAAAAGTGAAGCGGAAGCGGAGATGCAAAACACACGGCAGCTGCTGGAAGAAGCGGAAGAACGGCTGAAAGCAGAAGAAAGCCGCCGTCCTGAACGGGATGAATGTACAAAAGAGCTTCAGCATCTTCAGTCGATAAAAGAAGCGGTTTATGCTTATCAAGATGCCATAGAAAAAGCTGAAGAGACAGAGGGGCGCCTGAAGGAAACAAAACAAGCCGCCGCCGAATTCATCCGGAAAAACGAAGAGCTGGATGCAGCTAGGAAAAAGACGGAGGCGTCTCTGCAAGCTTTCGATTCTTCAAAAGAAATATACTTGGAATCGGGCTATCAGATTGAGAGATTAACCGCGTTGATTGAACAATTTCAAGAGTTAGCCGATGCCGAAAAAGAAATGGGCGACCTTCAAAAAAGGGAAGAAGCAGCCCAAATCGAAGCGCAGAAAGCAGCCTCAGCCGCGGCTAAAGCCATTAAAGAACTGGAGCATAAAAGAGAAGAGTGGCACAGAAGCCAGGCAGCGATGCTGGCCCGTGAACTAAAGGAGGGCGAACCATGCTCCGTGTGCGGCTCCATTCATCATCCTAACCCGGCTGCAGGAGGAGAAGCGCCGCTTGGAGAGCAGGCATTGAAGAAAGCGGAGCAGCAAGTAGACCGTCTCAGCCAGGAAAACCGGCAGGCGGAGCAGAAGTGGATGGAATCCCGTTTTGCATTAGGGCATGCAGCAGAAAACGTGGACAAGCTAAAAGCAAAGCTTCCATCTGACTTTGGAGTAGAAGAAGCGATAGAGCGATTGAAAGAAGCCGAACAAACACGCAGACAAGCTGCCCAGGATCTTCAGCAAAAGCAGAAACTGGAAGGGCAGCTGGATGAGCTGAAAAAACAAAAACAACAGCTTGAAGCCGAATTAGACCAAACGAGACAGCAGGAAATGATGGATCATACGGCTTTTATTCAAGCACAGAGTACGCGACAGCAGCTTGAGCAATCGGTTCCTGAGGCGATGCGCAACAGCGGTTACTTTGCCAGAGAGCTTGAACGTATAGAGCAAAGGGCAGCCGTTTTAGAGCGCCGCTATGAACAGGCAGTAGAAGATGTTCAGCGCGCCCGTACAGCAATGCAGGCAGCCCTGTCTGTTTTAGAGGAACGCCAGCAAACGCTTCAGGAAGCAGAAAGGGACTATCGTGAAGTAAGAGCGGCTTTTGAGCAAAAGCGACAGCAGGCTGGTTTTGGGTCCGCCGAACAATATGAGGAAGCGAAGAAATGGCTCGAATCCCTTGCAGAAATGAAAGAAACGGTCCGGCAGTTCGAACAAAAAGAACGCGAGCTTACTTTACTGATTGAGGAGCTGCAAACCACTCTTCAAGGACATGAACGGGCAGACATCAGCAAGCTTGAAGAAGAGATTGGAGCGTTAAATGAAGAAGCTGTTCAATGGGCAAATGAGGCTTCTTCCGTTGCTGCTTGTGCAAAAGAATCGCGGCGCATCCGCCAGTCGGTTGAAGAGATAGCGGCACGGATGGCGAAGGCTGAAGAAGCGTACCGACTTTCTGGCCATTTGTTTGAAGTAACGCACGGGAAAAATGACCTGAAGGTAACGTTTGAACGATATGTACTGGCATCGTTTTTGGAAGATATCTTAACCGCAGCCAACACGAGGCTTTCGGCGATGACAAATGGCCGTTTTTTACTGGAGCGTTTAACCGAGCGGTCAAAAGGAAATGCGCAAAGCGGCTTGGATCTTCTCGTTTTTGACCAATATACAGGTGCCAGCCGGCATGTGAAAACACTGTCCGGGGGAGAAAGCTTTAAAGCGGCGCTTGCCCTTGCGCTCGGACTGGCAGAAGTGGTCCAAAATCATGCAGGCGGCGTATCGCTTGAAACGATGTTTGTGGACGAAGGATTCGGCACGCTTGATCCGGAATCGCTGGACCAGGCCATTGAAACGTTAATGGATATACAAGCGGACGGCCGCCTGGTCGGTATTATCTCCCACGTGCCAGAGCTGAAAGAGCGGATTGATGCTCGTCTGGAGGTAGGCCAGTCCGATACCGGAAGCAAAGCTGCATTTGTTTTTACAGGAGAAAGCTGA
- a CDS encoding exodeoxyribonuclease III, with translation MVKLVSWNVNGIRACVRKGFLDYFNEVSADIFCLQETKLQEGQISLDLEGYHQYWNYAEKKGYSGTAVFTKVPPLSVKYGIGPNKQESEGRAITLEFDKFFLVNVYTPNSKRDLSRLDYRLIWEEEVLDYLIQLDRVKPVIYCGDLNVAHREIDLKNAKSNRGNSGFTEEERGKMTTLLEAGFIDSFRYFYPDREGAYTWWSYMSKVRERNIGWRIDYFIVSERMAESLLKAEIHAGVMGSDHCPVALEMKP, from the coding sequence ATGGTAAAACTGGTTTCATGGAACGTGAATGGCATAAGAGCTTGTGTGAGAAAGGGATTTTTGGACTATTTCAATGAAGTAAGCGCTGATATATTTTGCCTTCAAGAAACGAAGCTGCAGGAAGGTCAAATCAGTCTTGACCTGGAAGGCTATCATCAATATTGGAATTACGCAGAGAAAAAAGGGTATTCCGGCACAGCCGTTTTTACTAAAGTTCCGCCTCTTTCGGTGAAGTATGGGATTGGTCCGAATAAACAAGAATCGGAAGGAAGGGCCATTACCCTCGAGTTTGATAAATTTTTTCTAGTCAATGTTTACACACCTAATTCCAAAAGGGATCTTTCCCGTCTCGATTATCGCTTAATCTGGGAAGAGGAAGTGCTCGATTACTTAATCCAACTGGATCGTGTAAAACCGGTCATTTATTGTGGAGACTTGAATGTCGCGCACCGGGAGATTGACTTGAAAAATGCTAAGTCTAACAGGGGAAACTCAGGCTTTACGGAAGAGGAGCGGGGGAAGATGACCACATTGCTGGAAGCGGGCTTTATCGACAGTTTCAGGTATTTTTACCCTGACAGAGAAGGCGCCTATACATGGTGGTCTTATATGAGTAAGGTAAGAGAGAGAAACATCGGCTGGAGAATCGATTATTTTATTGTCTCCGAACGAATGGCCGAATCTCTGTTAAAAGCAGAAATCCATGCTGGTGTTATGGGGAGCGATCATTGTCCAGTTGCATTGGAAATGAAACCTTGA
- a CDS encoding lytic transglycosylase domain-containing protein — protein sequence MAKKRRRLKKRAYGCLAIPFLLAAFLLMAIFSITDKAPKFLQSKSIPEEYMPIYKAAAEEYGIPWELLAAHHRVETKFSTMDPMVSPAGAEGPMQFMPCTFVGWEHPTCSGLGKGNIPEEEKTDPAVIAKYGGYGVDANGDGKADPFNVEDAIYSAAHYLSENGAADGDMKRAIFAYNQSDQYVSDILYYVGEYTKREQ from the coding sequence ATGGCAAAAAAAAGAAGAAGATTGAAAAAACGGGCGTATGGCTGTTTGGCGATTCCATTCTTGCTGGCCGCTTTTCTCTTAATGGCCATTTTTTCAATAACAGACAAAGCGCCGAAATTTCTGCAGTCTAAGTCGATTCCAGAAGAGTACATGCCGATCTATAAAGCGGCAGCTGAAGAGTATGGAATTCCGTGGGAGCTTCTTGCTGCTCACCACCGTGTAGAAACAAAATTTTCAACGATGGATCCAATGGTTTCTCCAGCAGGCGCGGAAGGCCCGATGCAGTTTATGCCGTGCACGTTTGTAGGATGGGAGCACCCGACTTGCAGCGGCCTCGGTAAAGGTAATATCCCGGAAGAGGAAAAAACAGACCCGGCTGTCATTGCAAAATATGGCGGATACGGGGTGGATGCCAATGGAGATGGAAAAGCAGATCCTTTCAATGTGGAAGATGCGATCTACAGTGCTGCCCATTATTTAAGTGAAAACGGTGCTGCCGATGGTGATATGAAACGGGCGATCTTCGCTTATAATCAAAGTGACCAGTATGTATCTGACATCTTATATTATGTTGGCGAATACACAAAAAGAGAACAGTAA
- a CDS encoding cation acetate symporter: MVGLFFFVAIVGLTLYVTYLASKRTNSASEFYTAGGGLTGWQNGIAIAGDYLSAASFLGIAGAIALNGFDGFFYSIGYLVAYLVVLYIVAEPLRNLGKYTLADMITARFNQQKIRGTAAISTLTIVLFYMIAQLVGAGALIQLLLGIDYWVAVLLVGIMMTTYVLWGGMAATSWVQIIKAVLLMIGTVLISFLVLLKFDFNIMKMFTDMKSLTPAGEAYLNPGVKYTNGLDTMSMMIALVFGTAGLPHILMRFFTVKDAQTARSSVVYATWIVGIFYILTIFLGFGAAAFVGSEKIVAANAAGNMAAPLLAQALGGDLLMSFVSAVAFATILAVVAGLVLSGASAFAHDIYGQIIKKGNVTEKEQMNAARFASIGVSVFSIILALGAQTMNVAFLVSLAFCIAASANLPVIIYTIYWKRFNTTGALSAMITGLVTALVLVALSPNIWSPEGTAILTGTALFPLTNPAIISVPAGFIAGYIGSIVSAKADARKYAEVAVKANTGLK, encoded by the coding sequence ATGGTAGGGCTTTTTTTCTTCGTTGCCATTGTGGGGCTGACTCTGTATGTGACGTATCTGGCTTCCAAGCGGACAAACTCCGCCAGTGAGTTTTACACGGCTGGGGGCGGGCTGACCGGCTGGCAGAATGGCATTGCCATTGCAGGTGATTACTTATCGGCCGCTTCATTTCTTGGCATTGCCGGTGCCATTGCCTTAAATGGATTTGATGGCTTTTTTTACAGTATCGGCTATCTGGTCGCGTATCTCGTTGTCCTGTATATTGTAGCTGAACCGCTTCGCAACTTAGGCAAATACACCCTTGCCGATATGATTACAGCCCGTTTTAATCAGCAGAAAATTCGCGGAACTGCGGCCATTTCTACTTTAACCATTGTTCTCTTTTATATGATTGCCCAGCTTGTTGGAGCAGGTGCATTAATTCAGCTTTTGCTTGGCATTGATTACTGGGTGGCTGTTTTGCTTGTCGGCATTATGATGACCACATACGTGCTTTGGGGCGGTATGGCGGCTACCAGCTGGGTGCAAATCATCAAAGCGGTTCTTCTCATGATCGGTACGGTTTTGATTTCGTTTCTTGTTTTACTAAAGTTTGATTTTAATATTATGAAAATGTTTACCGATATGAAATCCCTTACGCCCGCGGGTGAAGCGTACTTGAATCCAGGCGTAAAATACACAAACGGGCTGGATACGATGTCTATGATGATTGCCCTTGTGTTTGGAACGGCTGGCCTGCCGCACATCTTAATGCGCTTTTTCACCGTGAAAGATGCCCAAACAGCGCGCAGTTCCGTTGTTTATGCTACCTGGATTGTTGGAATCTTTTATATTTTAACGATTTTCCTTGGCTTTGGCGCCGCTGCTTTTGTAGGCTCTGAAAAAATTGTGGCAGCGAATGCAGCCGGTAATATGGCCGCGCCTCTTCTCGCCCAGGCGCTGGGCGGCGATCTGTTAATGTCCTTTGTATCTGCGGTTGCTTTTGCAACGATTTTAGCTGTTGTAGCCGGCCTTGTACTATCCGGTGCATCTGCTTTTGCCCACGATATTTACGGACAGATTATTAAAAAAGGAAATGTTACCGAAAAAGAGCAAATGAATGCAGCCCGTTTTGCTTCAATCGGCGTTTCCGTTTTTTCAATTATTTTAGCTCTTGGTGCCCAGACGATGAACGTAGCGTTTCTTGTCTCGCTCGCCTTTTGTATTGCCGCAAGCGCAAACCTTCCTGTTATTATTTACACCATTTACTGGAAGAGATTTAATACAACCGGTGCGCTGAGCGCTATGATTACGGGTCTTGTGACCGCCCTTGTACTGGTTGCGTTAAGCCCGAATATTTGGAGTCCTGAAGGCACAGCCATTTTAACAGGAACTGCTCTATTCCCGTTAACGAATCCAGCGATCATTTCTGTGCCGGCTGGCTTTATCGCAGGCTATATTGGATCAATCGTTTCAGCTAAAGCAGATGCACGCAAATATGCGGAAGTAGCCGTTAAAGCCAATACTGGATTAAAATAA
- a CDS encoding SCO family protein, with amino-acid sequence MKIVQSIFIMAAAVLLLGACGRQFEGNMDVEVQDFTYTNQNGEQVGLADLKGKVWLANFIFTNCTTVCPPMTRNMSELQDRLNEEDVQNYEIVSFSIDPARDTPQALKSYISHYEADESNWNLLTGYEEEEISAFAEKSFQAIALPDPKSDQFIHGTSFYLVDEKGTVVKSYPGNKQDGEEVPFDEMVQDVKSLSKQ; translated from the coding sequence GTGAAAATAGTTCAGTCCATTTTTATTATGGCCGCTGCTGTTTTATTGCTTGGTGCATGCGGCCGTCAGTTTGAAGGCAACATGGATGTGGAAGTCCAAGACTTTACCTATACCAATCAAAATGGTGAACAAGTTGGTTTGGCTGATTTAAAAGGGAAAGTGTGGCTCGCCAATTTTATTTTCACAAACTGTACGACGGTTTGCCCGCCCATGACAAGAAATATGAGCGAGCTGCAGGACCGCTTGAACGAGGAAGATGTTCAAAACTATGAAATTGTGTCGTTCAGCATTGACCCGGCTCGGGATACACCGCAGGCGTTGAAGAGCTATATTTCACATTACGAAGCGGATGAATCGAACTGGAACCTTTTAACAGGGTATGAAGAGGAAGAAATAAGCGCATTTGCAGAGAAAAGCTTTCAAGCTATTGCGCTGCCAGATCCGAAATCAGACCAGTTCATTCATGGAACAAGCTTTTACTTGGTCGATGAAAAAGGAACCGTTGTAAAAAGCTATCCAGGAAATAAACAGGACGGGGAAGAAGTGCCGTTTGACGAAATGGTCCAGGATGTAAAATCGCTCTCCAAACAGTAA
- a CDS encoding PucR family transcriptional regulator codes for MSNDKPHYFAHEYESIEMLADRISEALLCPITIEDANHQIIAYSRHEGEIDPVRIATIMRRRVPEHVINSLWKSGAIPTLFETEEPVVIPAIGQVSLGERVAISVRKQDKVIGFIWAQSGAHFSDEQMAILKEAAKAVRNQLLQHEKRKRAAEESHQEFFWKLLTGHFATRNEMEQANKAYGLSLTGSLLVILFDFGRTIDRTLERQIDYLTETLQQLASIARTYDGEQLVLLIRFKEPADLETVSSYITDFTSKSVERLGLSPVGAAGTAVQNPLHVQESYQEALRVLKMKQIFSTITLPHCFDQLGIFQSIEQFRSIRLGKKNAVIEALEEYDKTHNANMIESLYMFLAHDGNINEAASVMHVHPNTLAYRMKRISEITGFNSKDMSGKTLLYIDLLIRQMNHSLN; via the coding sequence ATGTCAAACGATAAACCACATTATTTTGCCCACGAATATGAATCAATTGAAATGCTGGCAGACCGAATCAGTGAAGCGCTTCTTTGCCCGATTACGATTGAAGATGCCAACCACCAGATTATTGCTTACAGCCGCCACGAAGGAGAAATTGATCCCGTTCGGATTGCTACCATTATGAGACGAAGAGTACCCGAGCACGTGATAAACAGCTTATGGAAAAGTGGAGCGATCCCAACTCTTTTTGAAACAGAGGAACCTGTTGTGATTCCTGCAATTGGACAAGTTTCTCTCGGCGAGCGGGTGGCCATTTCGGTACGAAAACAGGATAAAGTGATCGGCTTTATCTGGGCCCAGTCAGGTGCACATTTTTCAGATGAACAGATGGCGATTTTAAAGGAAGCGGCGAAAGCGGTAAGAAATCAGCTTTTGCAGCATGAAAAAAGAAAGCGTGCAGCGGAAGAAAGCCATCAGGAGTTTTTTTGGAAGCTTTTGACCGGGCATTTCGCCACACGCAATGAAATGGAACAGGCCAACAAAGCATATGGACTTTCCCTGACCGGCAGTTTACTGGTGATTCTTTTTGATTTCGGACGTACCATTGACCGTACCCTGGAGCGGCAAATCGATTACCTGACCGAAACCCTGCAACAGCTGGCCAGTATTGCCAGAACCTATGACGGGGAGCAGCTGGTTCTGCTGATCCGGTTTAAAGAACCCGCTGACTTAGAAACGGTCAGCTCCTATATTACTGATTTTACGTCTAAATCAGTGGAACGGCTTGGCCTTTCGCCGGTCGGGGCAGCAGGAACAGCTGTACAAAACCCGCTGCATGTACAGGAAAGCTATCAGGAAGCGCTTCGTGTATTAAAAATGAAACAGATTTTTTCAACTATTACACTGCCCCATTGTTTTGACCAGCTCGGTATTTTTCAATCAATTGAACAGTTTCGTTCCATCCGCCTTGGCAAAAAAAATGCGGTCATTGAAGCGCTTGAAGAATACGACAAAACACATAATGCGAATATGATTGAATCGCTTTATATGTTTTTAGCTCATGACGGCAACATAAACGAAGCGGCGAGTGTGATGCATGTGCATCCCAATACGCTTGCTTACCGGATGAAGCGCATCAGTGAAATTACCGGGTTTAACAGCAAAGATATGAGCGGAAAAACGCTGCTTTATATTGATTTGCTTATCCGACAGATGAATCATTCTCTCAATTAA
- a CDS encoding L,D-transpeptidase — translation MRKILTAGLCMLLAAVIVPLPSKAASDPYLSALAHVKNSKQVIIAEGSTKSITATIRLYEKTGRHWQLKRISPAVTGKNGLSFSKQEGNGATPTGFYDIGRMFGYAQKPAGVRSSYTVTNRFHYWIDDPHSPDYNKWIYYRGDPAARWKSFERLNHELYKHAIVIRYNENPIVKNAGSAIFIHRWRTGSTPTAGCLALSESHLLVLMKWLDPAKSPKIVIGTPDSIRSDLVQASAN, via the coding sequence TTGCGTAAGATTCTCACAGCCGGTTTATGTATGCTTCTGGCTGCTGTGATCGTTCCCCTGCCTTCAAAGGCGGCTTCAGATCCTTATTTATCTGCACTGGCTCATGTGAAAAACAGCAAACAGGTCATCATTGCAGAAGGAAGTACAAAATCGATCACAGCAACGATCCGCCTTTACGAGAAAACAGGGCGCCACTGGCAGTTAAAACGGATTTCTCCGGCAGTTACCGGGAAAAATGGCTTATCCTTCTCGAAACAAGAAGGAAACGGCGCCACCCCTACCGGCTTTTATGACATTGGCCGAATGTTCGGCTATGCCCAAAAACCAGCAGGTGTCCGGAGCAGCTACACCGTCACAAACCGGTTTCATTATTGGATTGATGACCCCCATTCACCAGACTATAACAAATGGATTTATTACCGTGGTGATCCTGCTGCCCGCTGGAAATCATTTGAGCGCTTAAACCATGAATTATACAAACACGCTATCGTCATTCGCTACAATGAAAACCCGATCGTCAAAAACGCAGGCAGCGCCATTTTTATTCACCGCTGGCGGACAGGATCGACGCCAACAGCCGGATGCCTGGCGCTGAGCGAATCGCATTTACTGGTTTTAATGAAATGGCTGGATCCTGCCAAATCACCGAAAATTGTCATCGGCACACCTGATTCGATCCGTTCTGACCTCGTTCAGGCCTCTGCCAATTAA